In Mauremys mutica isolate MM-2020 ecotype Southern unplaced genomic scaffold, ASM2049712v1 Super-Scaffold_100167, whole genome shotgun sequence, the following are encoded in one genomic region:
- the LOC123359718 gene encoding tripartite motif-containing protein 15-like, with protein sequence MEQKCQLPASEFLQDIKGTLSRCEREKFQNPVAFSSELKWRNWESSQRNASLETRMKEFTDSLSSRQRLDKGKFLLSKGE encoded by the exons atggagcagaagtgccagctgccagcaagtgaattcctgcag gacatcaaaggcaccttgagcag ATGCGAGAGGGAGAAGTTTCAGAACCCAGTGGCCTTTTCTTCTGAACTGAAATGGAGAAACTGGGAATCTTCTCAAAGAAATGCATCTCTGGAGACCAGAATGAAGGAATTCACAG ACTCACTGTCGTCTAGACAGCGGTTGGACAAAGGTAAATTTCTCCTATCAAAGGGGGAGTGA